From one Anaerolineae bacterium genomic stretch:
- a CDS encoding response regulator: MKPSSPPAKADILVVDDNPANLRLLVTLLAGRGYKVRPAPDGRLALAAARAMPPDLILLDVVMPEMDGFEVCRRLKADARTRAIPVIFMSALNDMSDKAAAFAAGGADYIAKPIQVDELLAHVETHLALYRLRRQLEDNQAVPGEE, from the coding sequence ATGAAACCATCCTCTCCACCGGCCAAGGCCGACATTTTGGTAGTAGATGATAACCCCGCCAACCTGCGTTTGTTGGTGACGCTCTTGGCCGGGCGGGGCTACAAGGTCCGGCCCGCGCCGGACGGGCGTTTGGCCCTGGCCGCGGCCCGGGCCATGCCCCCGGATTTGATTCTGCTGGATGTGGTGATGCCCGAAATGGATGGCTTTGAAGTGTGCCGCCGGCTAAAAGCCGACGCCCGCACCCGGGCCATCCCCGTCATCTTTATGAGCGCCTTAAACGATATGTCCGATAAAGCCGCCGCGTTTGCCGCGGGCGGGGCGGACTACATCGCCAAACCCATTCAAGTGGACGAGCTGCTGGCCCACGTGGAAACTCACCTGGCCCTGTATCGGCTGCGCCGCCAGCTTGAGGATAACCAGGCCGTACCGGGAGAGGAATAG